The Bubalus kerabau isolate K-KA32 ecotype Philippines breed swamp buffalo chromosome 10, PCC_UOA_SB_1v2, whole genome shotgun sequence sequence TAATCAGCTGTGTGTAACAACTAGAAGGAGGTCATATAATTCAttacaaagtgaaaataaatgtattatgaaTTTTGTGCTTGAGTTGAATTTTACTTCACACCAGAaggtgaaaaaattttaatttggaagCTTTTGTTGTAATTTCAAATTACTTGttagaattgtttttaaaagtcatgCTCACAACACAATTCATGCAGATCTACTCAGCTACCCCAAAGATTCTATGAGCTTAATAATTCTAAATGTGTTATTGAATTGCAAAAAATCataatagaatataaaaataaaatgctatctCCAGCTTTTAGCCATTCAAATTCTATTCTTGACCAAGACTACTGAGAAATGCACGTTCTCTGGGACTAAAAGCaactctttacttttttttttttttttttctcctggatttGTTTGCTTGCGtgcacaaaaaatttttaaattgttttaactcATGTCCAAAGGATATCCTAAAATGAATTATTCACTCCATAGCATTGAAACACATACACTCTCTTAGGAGCAGGTACCTTGTAAGCAACTTTAGGGCAGCTGCCGAGTAGAATAGCCAGAAACTGGATCCAGCTGAGAATTCCAATTACCTAATGAAGGTGATCCGCTTTCACTTTAATTTCTTGGTCAGTCTAACTCTTTATAACGTCTATCATAAAAATCATGCTttaaaattacaatttaaaaagtaaatattcaaCTGGCCAGTgtatttcattccattttctgGAAATGGGGATCTCAATTTACAAAGAAATACAAACGACAAAGACGTAAGATGGAGCAGTAACAAAGAACCCTTGAAAGGTTCCCTTGCCGCTTTGTTAGTGCAATATATCGCCTAAAAGGAAAACACATCACAGGAAATTTGTGAGACACAAAACGTAATTTTTATTGGTTTATTAGCAAATAAATATTATACCTAACTAGAGCAAAACTCCAGTACTGTCCTCAAGCAACTATTATTCTGCCCGAGTTCTCATTATTAGTAATTTCCCAGCCAGCGTATGACTGACGGTGTGAATCAGCCCGTGCCAGGCCCCTCTCCATCCTCCGCTGCAGTCAGGCACAGAAGATGCTCGGTGTTTGCGCATCAGTGATCCGCCTTTGCTTTGTGTCTCTGCTGCAggtggagaggaggaagaggaacagaAGACGAGCTGGTGGTGGCTGGCGGTCGCTGAGCATCCCCCAAGACCCTCAAGCAAGCGTCTTCTCCAAGGCAGGAAAAGCCCACGGACCTACCCACTGGGGTGGCCAGAGGGCCTGAGCGCGTAACCCAGGACCCGGCGGCCGGGGGCGCCAGCCCCTCATGTTCCGCAGAAGGCGCAAATGTGAGCGGCGGTAGCTGGGAAAGCCCTCCACCCCCGCCAGGGGGacccgggaagcccaatccaGCTCCTCGCGAGGACGGAGGGGATCCCCTCCTCCGGCCCCGCCCCCATCCTCCCCGGCCCAGGCGCCGAGGCGGTTAACCCTTGCTGCGCCGCAGCGCACTAGGGCGAGAGCACCGCGCAGCCTATCCCGACTACCAGGCGCCGAAGCCCAGCGGCGGGGGAAGAGTAGGGCTCGAGGGCCGCTTGGATCTCGCCGCGGCCAACCTGGGGCTCAGGCACCGGGGTTCTCACCAAGCCCTGCTGCACTGGCTCAGCTAGCCATCAAACCTTTTCTCTCCATAGTGGGTGTCCTCACAGTTATTTGGCGGGTGGCTGGCATCCCACTCTCAGTAGGACAATCAGGGAGACGTAGGCGTGGGGCGAGCGGGCTGTTGCTCCGCAGCTCTTCAGAGGCGTGCATGCCGGTGAAGGAGTGGCCCCGGGTTCCACACCGTTCCCTCGCCTGACGCCCTGGCTGGGGTGGCCCAACGTGCTGCAGCGGCCGGGCAAGTGATCGAGACTGCACGTCCGGCAACAGTTAGGGGGGCTGTGGCGCGGGAAGGAGGGACGCCCCTACCTTTTCCCCCTCTCACTGCAAACCCGCTGCACTCCCCAGCCCTCGTGGGGCTCAAGGGTAGTCCCCGATCATCAGCAAGTGGAACCCTCGCCCTCCCCCTGTCCTAGCCTGAGCACCCTAGGGTTTTCATCCTGCAGattcccccctccccatctctctctcacacacacatgctcccCTAAACCTCGCGCCGCAAACTCAGTCTCGGTCCCCGCAGGTGATGTCATGCCCATTGTTTTGGTGCGCCCGACCAATCGGACTCGCCGCCTGGATTCTACCGGAGCCGGCATGGGCCCTTCCTCGCACCAGCAGCAGGAGTCTCCGCTCCCGACCATAACGCATTGCGCAGGGTGCACCACCGCCTGGTCTCCCTGCAGCTTTAACAGCCCTGACATGGAAACCCCATTGCAGTTCCAGCGCGGCTTCTTCTCggagcagccgccgccgccgcgctccTCGCACCTGCattgccagcagcagcagcagagccaggacAAGCCGTGCGCGCCCTTCGCGCCCCTCCCGCACCCTCACCACCACCCGCACCTCGCGCACCAGCAGCcgggcagcggcggcagcagcccATGCCTCCGGTGCAACAGCTGCGCCTCCTCCGGTgccccgggggcgggggcgggggataACCTGTCCCTGCTGCTCCGTACCTCCTCGCCCGGCGGCGGCGCCTTCCGGACCCGCACTTCCTCGCCGCTGTCGGGCTcgtcgtgctgctgctgctgctcgtCGCGCCGGGGCAGCCAGCTCAATGTGAGCGAGCTGACGCCGTCCAGCCATGCCAGTGCGCTCCGGCAGCAGTACGCGCAACAGCCAGCGTCCGCCTCCCAGCACCGCCAGTGCCACAGCCTGCAGCCCGCCGCCAGCCCCACGGGCAGCCTCGGCAGCCTGGGCTCCGGGCCCCCGCTCTcgcactaccaccaccacccgcACCCGGcgcaccaccagcaccaccagccCCAGGCGCGCCGCGAGAGCAACCCCTTCACCGAAATAGCCATGAGCAGCTGTAGGTACAACGGGGGCGTCATGCGGCCGCTCAGCAACTTGAGCGCGTCCCGCCGGAACCTGCACGAGATGGACTCCGAGGCGCAGCCCCTACAGCCCCCGATGTCTGTCGGAGGAGGTGGCGGCGCGTCCTCCCCGTCTGCTGCTGCGGCCGCCGCCGCTTCGTCCTCAGCCCCGGAGATCGTGGTATCCAAGCCGGAGCACAACAACTCCAATAACCTGGCGCTCTACGGagccggcggcggcggcagcactGGAGGAGGCGGTGgtagtggcggcggcggcggcagcgggcaTGGCAGCAGCAGTGGCACCAAGTCCAGCAAAAAGAAGAACCAGAACATCGGCTACAAGCTGGGCCACCGGCGCGCCCTGTTCGAGAAGCGCAAGCGGCTCAGCGACTATGCGCTCATCTTTGGCATGTTCGGCATCGTGGTTATGGTCATCGAGACCGAGCTGTCGTGGGGCGCCTACGACAAGGTAGGTGCTCGAGCCCTTTGCCCACAGTTCCCGGGCCGCAGAGCCGGACGCCTGGTGGTTGGGGCGGTCGCTGGCGGGAACTCGCTGCCTGCGGGTCCCGAGCTTTCCCCTGACGATCGGAGATGTCCGCCTCGAGGACGAGTGCCACTCCGACTCGCACCCTTAACCCTAGTCTGGAGAGGAAGCTTTTCCGCGCGCAGCCAAAGTTCTGGAGGGAGTGAATGCCCCGCCAGTGTGGGTATTTTAAAGAAGTGATTTCAGAACTCCGTGGGGGAAAGCATGCTTTATTTCTCTCCTGAGGCTCACGATTTAGGAGGTCTCTTTCAAACCCAAAGGCTTAAACTCAAAGCTAATTTCCTCATGGATTTCATTTCGAGAGCCACAAGCTGCACTTGGGTCCGTGTAGTTGCGGCCCCCGCTGCTGCTTGGCCTTCCCTAATCTCCTCACTTTCCTGACAGATCACAGAGCCAAAACAGGTGCCCCTACCTCCATCCTCCccctgggagctaagatccaattGCTGGGGATTGGCCGACCCCCCCAGGGCTTAAAagtgcttcttttaaaaaagtgcttCTGTCTTTGTTGCAGGCGTCACTGTATTCCTTAGCTCTGAAATGCCTTATCAGTCTCTCCACGATCATTCTGCTTGGTCTGATCATCGTTTACCACGCCAGGGAAATACAGGTAACTTACTGCTCTTCTGTTTATGAATGACCCCAACCTGGGGAAGTGCAAGGCAGCAGATGCTTTTCCAAGCTCTCCTGTCCTTGCCTGAGGTTATAGAAGACACATGCTGTGTTCTTACCTTAGCACCTGACCTGTTCTTTCAAGAAGTTGAAAGCAAAACAGTGCAGCATGTAAATACGCAGTAGTTTCCAGGATGTATTTGTTAAACCTCAGATTCCCCCCCTCTCTTCTTTAGGTAGGTCCACTTCTCCATGACTGTCATTGCATTTGCTTTCCTTAAGGCCAGTTAAGCACTAGCCTTAATCTGTAGGGTAGATGAGTATTCTCCTTTAATACACATTTaacaagatggatgggtcattaGGGAAGATTGTGCCTATCTGTATCACCTTCCATACCAACTgtagcttaaaaaagaaaagagtcctGGGATATTCCTCGCTAATGGGTATTAATAAGGCAAGAGGAGAATTCTAACCTTTTCTATATCTTACCCTAACattagagagagaagaaagaatctGTTGTGAATTTTGAATACAAATTCTGTATATCTGGTAGTTTGGTAGATTTTTaggtacatttattatttaaaatgtcacTTAAGAGCAAAGGCCACTGCCCTTGTGAGTGGACTTCTTAGGAAAATGTTTGTCTAAATGCAGCCAGGAACTCTGTTGTTAGATATGACCAATAACTGGCAATTTCAGAATATTTGATCTGAAATTCATGGGTCACTTTTTGGATTTTTACTTTGCTGTAGCTTTTGGTCAACAGCATACTAAAGTTAGTGAATAAAATAACTAGAGTTTTcaaaaatttagaaagattgGGATTTTCTAGTTTACGACTTACACTAATATATACTTTCTGGTTTTTTTGATTAGCTGTTATTTATTTGGCCAAACTATTAAACTCTTGAATTTAGGGTGCTTTCCATTAGGAGTTgccattaaatttaaattatatttaattaattaaaagttaaattaattttaagttaGTAATTCACAAAGACAGTAGAAGAAACCAATTCTAACTACTACCCAGGCAAAATAAAGATACACTTGATCCCACATGAGGATGGAAAAATTACATAAGCATGCTTTCAAATTTGCAAAGACTTCGAAAAGTGTGAAATTGAAGGATTGAGTA is a genomic window containing:
- the KCNN2 gene encoding small conductance calcium-activated potassium channel protein 2 isoform X1 is translated as MFRRRRKCDVMPIVLVRPTNRTRRLDSTGAGMGPSSHQQQESPLPTITHCAGCTTAWSPCSFNSPDMETPLQFQRGFFSEQPPPPRSSHLHCQQQQQSQDKPCAPFAPLPHPHHHPHLAHQQPGSGGSSPCLRCNSCASSGAPGAGAGDNLSLLLRTSSPGGGAFRTRTSSPLSGSSCCCCCSSRRGSQLNVSELTPSSHASALRQQYAQQPASASQHRQCHSLQPAASPTGSLGSLGSGPPLSHYHHHPHPAHHQHHQPQARRESNPFTEIAMSSCRYNGGVMRPLSNLSASRRNLHEMDSEAQPLQPPMSVGGGGGASSPSAAAAAAASSSAPEIVVSKPEHNNSNNLALYGAGGGGSTGGGGGSGGGGGSGHGSSSGTKSSKKKNQNIGYKLGHRRALFEKRKRLSDYALIFGMFGIVVMVIETELSWGAYDKASLYSLALKCLISLSTIILLGLIIVYHAREIQLFMVDNGADDWRIAMTYERIFFICLEILVCAIHPIPGNYTFTWTARLAFSYAPSTTTADVDIILSIPMFLRLYLIARVMLLHSKLFTDASSRSIGALNKINFNTRFVMKTLMTICPGTVLLVFSISLWIIAAWTVRACERYHDQQDVTSNFLGAMWLISITFLSIGYGDMVPNTYCGKGVCLLTGIMGAGCTALVVAVVARKLELTKAEKHVHNFMMDTQLTKRVKNAAANVLRETWLIYKNTKLVKKIDHAKVRKHQRKFLQAIHQLRSVKMEQRKLNDQANTLVDLAKTQNIMYDMISDLNERSEDFEKRIVTLETKLETLIGSIHALPGLISQTIRQQQRDFLEAQMENYDKHVPYDAERSRSSSRRRRSSSTAPPTSSESS